In Musa acuminata AAA Group cultivar baxijiao chromosome BXJ2-8, Cavendish_Baxijiao_AAA, whole genome shotgun sequence, one genomic interval encodes:
- the LOC103996282 gene encoding serine/threonine-protein kinase D6PK, with the protein MASKTLSKPLSEQQHKVPGSQVVEKASLQPSPLQLPDPSKLESDTPTRLPKSMQQSTQKPKTEQVLEGQNLDHQQKEAANLSTNETTQKVARSLEHISLDTSSNTMKQSVQQGDVNELLQLNGTVSLETNRYEEKKNSGQGSEKYSSASAKVSDGTSSLTKTSGSAKISDRIDSGKSSMCRGSTSSDVSDDSTCSSISSSINKPHKSNDSRWEAIKTIRARDGILGLNHFRLLKKLGCGDIGSVYLSELSGTKCYFAMKVMDKQSLASRKKLHRAQTEREILQCLDHPFLPTLYTHFETDKFSCLVMEFCPGGDLHTLRQRQPGKYFSEQAAKIYIAEVLLALEYLHMLGIIYRDLKPENVLVREDGHIMLSDFDLSLRCAVNPTLVKSSNPNSESFRRNNPVYCVQPACIEPSCVQPSCVVPTTCFSPRLFSSKSKKQQKQKCDTGNQVSALPELVAEPTDARSMSFVGTHEYLAPEIIKGEGHGSAVDWWTFGIFLYELLFGKTPFKGSGNRATLFNVVGQPLRFSEFPVVSFAARDLIRGLLVKDPQHRLAYKRGATEIKQHPFFEGINWALIRCASPPEIPKPFEIARPLGTAASASQKASLTSEKGSDNYLEFDFF; encoded by the exons ATGGCTTCAAAGACACTTTCCAAACCTCTCTCAGAACAGCAACACAAGGTACCTGGTAGCCAAGTAGTTGAAAAGGCTTCGTTGCAACCTTCACCTCTACAGTTACCTGATCCAAGCAAACTGGAGTCTGATACACCAACAAGGTTGCCAAAATCTATGCAGCAGAGCACACAAAAGCCTAAAACTGAACAAGTTTTGGAGGGCCAAAATTTGGATCACCAACAAAAGGAAGCTGCTAACCTTTCAACGAACGAAACCACTCAAAAGGTTGCCAGATCTCTAGAGCATATTTCCTTGGATACATCTTCCAATACTATGAAGCAATCCGTCCAACAAGGTGATGTCAACGAGCTGCTTCAGTTGAACGGGACGGTGAGTTTGGAAACCAACAGATACGAAGAAAAGAAAAACTCTGGGCAGGGCAGTGAGAAATATAGCTCAGCTTCTGCTAAAGTTAGTGATGGAACCAGCAGTCTGACAAAGACTAGTGGAAGTGCTAAAATAAGTGACCGGATTGATAGCGGCAAGAGTAGTATGTGCAGGGGCAGTACAAGCAGTGATGTTAGCGACGATAGCACTTGTAGCAGCATAAGCAGCAGCATCAACAAGCCTCACAAATCAAATGATTCAAGATGGGAAGCGATCAAAACGATAAGGGCTAGAGATGGAATTCTTGGTTTGAATCATTTCAGGCTACTGAAGAAGTTGGGTTGTGGAGACATAGGTAGTGTCTATTTGTCAGAGTTGAGCGGGACAAAATGTTATTTCGCAATGAAGGTTATGGATAAACAATCTCTAGCAAGTCGTAAGAAGCTGCATAGAGCCCAGACAGAAAGGGAGATATTGCAATGTCTTGATCACCCATTTCTTCCAACATTGTATACTCACTTTGAGACAGACAAGTTTTCATGTTTGGTAATGGAGTTCTGTCCAGGAGGGGATCTGCACACACTTAGACAGAGGCAGCCTGGAAAATATTTCTCAGAACAAGCTGCCAA GATTTACATAGCGGAGGTCCTCCTTGCTCTAGAATACCTGCACATGCTGGGCATTATCTATCGTGACCTGAAGCCAGAGAATGTCCTTGTCCGAGAAGATGGCCACATCATGCTCTCTGACTTTGACCTCTCCCTCCGTTGTGCTGTTAACCCCACCCTCGTCAAATCCTCCAACCCCAACTCTGAGTCCTTCAGAAGAAACAACCCTGTTTACTGTGTTCAGCCTGCTTGTATCGAACCATCCTGTGTCCAACCTTCTTGTGTGGTCCCAACAACATGCTTCTCCCCTCGGCTTTTTTCCTCAAAGTCCAAGAAACAACAGAAACAGAAGTGTGATACTGGAAACCAGGTCAGTGCACTCCCTGAACTCGTTGCAGAGCCTACAGATGCAAGGTCTATGTCATTCGTTGGTACCCATGAGTACTTGGCCCCTGAGATCATCAAGGGAGAGGGGCATGGTAGTGCAGTGGATTGGTGGACGTTTGGCATCTTCCTGTACGAGCTTTTGTTCGGGAAGACACCCTTCAAGGGCTCAGGCAACCGTGCTACACTGTTCAATGTGGTGGGTCAACCATTGCGATTTTCAGAGTTTCCAGTCGTAAGCTTCGCTGCCAGGGATCTCATTAGGGGATTGCTTGTCAAAGATCCGCAACACCGGCTTGCTTATAAACGTGGGGCTACAGAGATAAAGCAACACCCGTTCTTTGAGGGTATCAACTGGGCCTTGATAAGATGTGCAAGTCCTCCCGAGATCCCCAAGCCCTTCGAAATCGCTCGGCCCCTAGGGACTGCAGCATCAGCAAGCCAGAAGGCCAGCCTCACCTCTGAGAAAGGTTCTGATAACTACCTGGAATTTgatttcttctag
- the LOC135620427 gene encoding putative UDP-rhamnose:rhamnosyltransferase 1: MAESSLHVVLFPWLAFGHLIRFLELSKSLAKRCHHVFFLSTPRNISRLPKLPPSLAPSIDFVRIPLPPCEGLPDGAEATSDLPQEKVKYLNKAFDGLEQSVAEFLVQTSPKPSWIIHDYAPYWLPLIATRVGVPCIFFNTFPSFVSAFFTGPGGRGMQRPVEAFTTPPEWIPFPTKLAYRAYEARSLSDHVKRDDVSGVSLVRRIEMVGKGCELMAVRACTEFEREWLSLLREHNEKPVIPVGLLPPSIKDRSGEANQGANTGDIFLWLRDQAPGSVLYIALGSEVALSAELLRELAFGVEQGGLPFLWALRRPDDMEALPEGFEERLKGRGVVAFGWIPQLQVLAHEYVGGFLTHCGWGSLIEGLAFGRPLVLLPIAFDQGLNARLMEEKSLGVEIGRDEEDGSFTREAVAHAIGLVMAEEAGKKIRDAAKEMKDVFGDTECHEKYVDEFVQYLQHHNN; the protein is encoded by the coding sequence ATGGCGGAGAGCAGTCTCCACGTTGTTCTGTTCCCATGGCTGGCCTTTGGCCACTTGATACGCTTCCTCGAGCTCTCCAAGTCGTTAGCCAAAAGATGCCACCATGTCTTCTTCCTATCGACCCCAAGAAACATCAGCAGGCTCCCCAAACTCCCTCCCTCTTTAGCTCCATCCATAGACTTCGTCCGCATCCCTTTGCCGCCATGCGAGGGCCTCCCCGACGGCGCAGAGGCCACCAGCGACCTCCCACAGGAGAAGGTCAAATACCTCAACAAGGCCTTCGATGGCCTCGAGCAGTCCGTGGCCGAGTTCCTCGTGCAGACGTCTCCGAAGCCCAGCTGGATCATCCATGACTACGCTCCATATTGGCTGCCTCTGATTGCAACCAGGGTGGGCGTCCCGTGCATCTTCTTCAACACGTTCCCGTCCTTCGTCAGCGCGTTCTTCACGGGACCAGGTGGAAGAGGGATGCAGCGGCCCGTCGAGGCGTTCACTACGCCGCCGGAGTGGATCCCCTTTCCGACCAAACTGGCTTATCGAGCGTACGAGGCCCGCAGCCTTAGCGACCACGTGAAGCGAGACGACGTCTCGGGAGTGTCGCTGGTGCGTCGAATCGAGATGGTTGGCAAGGGATGCGAGCTCATGGCCGTACGCGCGTGCACCGAGTTCGAACGTGAATGGTTAAGCCTTCTTCGAGAGCACAACGAGAAGCCGGTGATTCCAGTAGGCCTACTTCCTCCTTCGATCAAGGACCGGAGTGGCGAGGCGAACCAGGGTGCCAACACAGGGGACATCTTCCTCTGGCTGCGCGATCAAGCTCCTGGATCTGTTCTTTACATTGCCTTGGGGAGCGAGGTCGCGCTAAGCGCGGAGCTGCTGCGCGAGCTGGCCTTTGGAGTGGAACAGGGCGGCCTGCCATTCCTCTGGGCTCTCAGGAGGCCGGACGACATGGAAGCGTTGCCGGAAGGGTTCGAGGAGCGACTCAAGGGGCGCGGTGTCGTCGCCTTTGGGTGGATTCCTCAGCTCCAGGTTCTGGCGCACGAATACGTGGGCGGATTCCTGACGCACTGCGGCTGGGGATCTCTCATCGAAGGCCTCGCCTTCGGCCGCCCGCTCGTCCTCCTACCCATTGCTTTTGACCAAGGCCTTAATGCGCGACTCATGGAGGAGAAATCGTTGGGTGTGGAGATAGGCAGAGACGAGGAAGACGGGTCTTTCACAAGGGAAGCAGTGGCGCACGCAATTGGACTGGTTATGGCGGAGGAAGCAGGGAAGAAAATTAGAGACGCCGCCAAGGAGATGAAAGATGTGTTTGGCGATACAGAATGCCATGAAAAGTACGTGGATGAGTTTGTTCAGTATCTGCAACATCATAATAATTAG